From Bradyrhizobium symbiodeficiens, the proteins below share one genomic window:
- the cyoB gene encoding cytochrome o ubiquinol oxidase subunit I, with protein MLGKLDWSAIPFDQPIPLIAGGIVLVAILGVLTWVVVKGHLPYLWSEWITSVDHKRIGVMYILLASVMLLRGGSDAIMMRIQQAVAYQSQGYLPPEHYNQIFSAHGTIMIFFVAMPFVIGLMNLIVPLQLGVRDVAFPTLNSVGFWLTATGALLVNLSLVVGEFARTGWLAFPPLSELSYSPGVGVDYYAWSLQISGVGTLVAGINLVTTVLKLRTKGMNYLRMPMFCWTTLASNLLIVAAFPILTATLAMLLLDRYLGFHFFTNEAGGNVMMFMNLIWAWGHPEVYILVLPAFGIFSEVVSTFSGKALFGYRSMVLATMAICVISFMVWLHHFFTMGAGPDVNAIFGIASMIIAVPTGVKIYNWLFTMYGGRIRFATPMLWAVGFMVTFIVGGLTGVLLAVPPADFMLHNSMFLVAHFHNVIIGGVLFGAFAGFEYWFPKAFGFRLDERWGKLAFWFTFLGFFITFVPLYIAGMLGMTRRMQHYDVAAWRPWMIVAAIGMAVLTIGVICQIVQIVVSIRNREALRDRTGDPWDGRSLEWATSSPPPVFNFAFSPDVRGEDAYWDMKARAQQQSLERDRPEYQDIEMPRNSPTGFVCAFFATIMGFALIWHIWWMVILGGLGAWATFVVFAWRDHDEYVIPAGEVAAIDRVNLEERRNLVSMAGAV; from the coding sequence ATGCTCGGTAAGCTCGATTGGTCGGCCATTCCGTTCGATCAGCCTATACCGCTCATCGCAGGCGGGATCGTGCTGGTCGCGATCCTGGGCGTGCTGACCTGGGTCGTGGTGAAGGGGCATCTGCCCTATCTCTGGAGCGAATGGATCACCAGCGTCGATCACAAGCGGATCGGCGTCATGTATATCCTGCTGGCCTCGGTGATGCTGCTGCGCGGCGGCAGCGATGCCATCATGATGAGGATCCAGCAGGCGGTCGCCTACCAGTCGCAGGGCTATCTGCCGCCCGAGCACTACAACCAGATATTCTCGGCGCACGGCACCATCATGATCTTCTTCGTGGCGATGCCGTTCGTGATCGGGTTGATGAACCTGATCGTGCCGCTACAGCTCGGCGTGCGCGACGTCGCGTTCCCGACGCTCAATTCGGTCGGGTTCTGGCTGACCGCGACCGGCGCGTTGCTGGTCAATCTCTCGCTCGTGGTCGGCGAGTTCGCGCGCACCGGATGGCTCGCCTTTCCGCCACTATCGGAGCTGTCCTACTCGCCGGGCGTCGGCGTCGACTATTATGCCTGGTCGCTCCAGATCTCCGGCGTCGGCACGCTGGTGGCCGGCATCAATCTCGTCACCACGGTCCTGAAGCTGCGCACCAAGGGCATGAACTATCTGCGCATGCCGATGTTCTGCTGGACCACGCTGGCTTCCAACCTCCTCATCGTCGCGGCCTTCCCGATCCTCACCGCCACGCTCGCGATGCTGCTGCTCGACCGTTACCTCGGCTTCCATTTCTTCACCAACGAGGCCGGCGGCAACGTCATGATGTTCATGAATTTGATCTGGGCCTGGGGGCATCCGGAGGTCTACATCCTAGTGCTGCCGGCCTTCGGCATCTTCTCCGAGGTGGTGTCGACCTTCTCCGGCAAGGCGCTGTTCGGCTATCGCTCCATGGTGCTCGCGACCATGGCAATCTGCGTCATCTCCTTCATGGTCTGGCTGCACCATTTCTTCACGATGGGGGCGGGGCCCGACGTCAACGCCATCTTCGGCATCGCCAGCATGATCATCGCGGTACCGACGGGCGTGAAGATCTACAATTGGCTGTTTACGATGTATGGCGGCCGCATCCGCTTCGCGACGCCGATGCTGTGGGCGGTCGGCTTCATGGTCACCTTCATCGTCGGTGGATTGACCGGTGTCCTGCTCGCGGTGCCGCCGGCCGACTTCATGCTCCACAACAGCATGTTCCTGGTGGCGCACTTCCACAACGTCATCATCGGCGGCGTGCTGTTCGGCGCCTTCGCCGGCTTCGAATATTGGTTTCCCAAGGCATTTGGCTTCCGCCTCGACGAACGCTGGGGCAAGCTGGCGTTCTGGTTCACTTTCCTCGGCTTCTTCATCACCTTCGTCCCGCTCTACATTGCTGGCATGCTCGGCATGACCCGGCGCATGCAGCATTACGACGTCGCGGCTTGGCGGCCCTGGATGATCGTTGCAGCCATCGGCATGGCCGTGCTGACGATCGGGGTGATCTGCCAGATCGTCCAGATCGTGGTCAGCATCCGCAACCGCGAGGCGCTGCGCGACCGTACCGGCGATCCCTGGGACGGCCGTTCGCTGGAATGGGCGACCTCGTCACCGCCGCCGGTATTCAATTTCGCCTTCAGTCCCGACGTCCGCGGCGAGGACGCCTATTGGGACATGAAGGCCCGCGCTCAGCAGCAATCGCTCGAACGCGACAGGCCGGAATATCAGGACATCGAGATGCCCCGGAATTCCCCGACCGGATTCGTCTGCGCGTTCTTCGCCACCATCATGGGCTTTGCGCTGATCTGGCACATCTGGTGGATGGTGATTCTGGGCGGCTTGGGCGCGTGGGCGACCTTCGTCGTGTTCGCCTGGCGCGACCACGACGAATACGTCATTCCCGCGGGGGAGGTCGCGGCGATCGACCGCGTCAATCTCGAGGAGCGGCGGAACCTCGTCAGCATGGCGGGAGCAGTCTGA
- a CDS encoding cytochrome ubiquinol oxidase subunit II: MNLLDPQGPVAAGNSTILVDSVFIMLVIVVPTIFAILGFAFWFRASNSKARYQPDFVYSGRVEMVVWAIPALTVILLGGVAWIGSHRLDPAAPVPGTGSPVRIQAVSLDWKWLFIYPDQRIATVNTLTVPAGAELNFQLTSSSVMNTFFIPQLGSMIYTMNGMVTKLNLRADNEGKLKGLSAHFSGDGFPDMMFDVNVISPLAFPDWVAATAKSDTVLNQDSYRKLMQQGIEKGKPTYRLEDPRLFDLIANQHIPPGPGPELISDAGRPHSGGHDAR; encoded by the coding sequence ATGAATCTGCTCGACCCACAAGGGCCCGTGGCCGCGGGCAACAGCACCATTCTGGTCGATTCCGTCTTCATCATGCTCGTGATCGTGGTGCCGACCATTTTCGCGATCCTCGGCTTTGCATTCTGGTTTCGCGCCTCGAACTCAAAAGCGCGCTACCAGCCTGACTTCGTCTATTCCGGCCGCGTCGAGATGGTGGTGTGGGCAATCCCCGCGCTCACCGTCATTCTGCTCGGAGGGGTCGCCTGGATCGGTTCGCATCGGCTCGATCCCGCGGCGCCCGTGCCGGGCACCGGCAGCCCGGTGCGGATCCAGGCCGTCTCGCTCGACTGGAAATGGCTCTTCATTTATCCGGACCAGCGCATCGCCACCGTCAACACGCTGACGGTGCCGGCCGGGGCCGAGCTGAACTTTCAGCTGACGTCGTCGAGCGTGATGAACACGTTCTTCATTCCGCAGCTCGGCAGCATGATCTACACCATGAACGGCATGGTGACGAAGCTGAACCTGCGCGCCGACAATGAAGGCAAGCTCAAGGGATTGTCGGCGCATTTTTCCGGCGACGGTTTTCCGGACATGATGTTCGACGTGAACGTCATCTCGCCGCTCGCCTTTCCGGATTGGGTGGCGGCCACGGCGAAGTCCGACACCGTGCTGAACCAGGACAGCTACAGGAAGCTAATGCAGCAGGGCATCGAGAAGGGCAAGCCGACCTACCGTCTCGAAGACCCCAGGCTGTTCGACCTGATCGCAAACCAGCACATTCCGCCGGGGCCGGGGCCGGAGCTGATCTCCGATGCCGGACGTCCGCACAGTGGAGGGCACGATGCTCGGTAA
- a CDS encoding thermonuclease family protein has protein sequence MSFRNVFAAARAFALILFFALSGFLASSEPASALTAAATVRDGNAIQLGDVTYRLDGVDAPELDQVCIDDHADPWTCGIEARDQLAKLINKRSVRCDDVGPEKSFGKRHRAICTAEGDKATLNEQLVKLGFAIAREPIKANVKPAAGEAKTASAGIWKGCFVAPQDFRAGKKDGTLLGAACRPDRDKEIRAVLFPEDLTMPPSCSIKGKLAVRARVTGNIGIYHLRGCPSYPATTKPDRWFCSEDDAQAAGFRKAYNCRRPK, from the coding sequence ATGTCCTTCCGAAATGTCTTTGCCGCCGCCCGCGCTTTTGCGCTCATTTTGTTTTTCGCCTTGTCCGGGTTTCTGGCGTCTTCCGAGCCGGCGTCCGCGCTGACCGCCGCCGCGACAGTCCGGGACGGCAACGCCATCCAGCTTGGCGACGTCACCTATCGGCTCGACGGCGTCGACGCGCCCGAGCTTGACCAGGTTTGCATCGACGATCACGCCGATCCCTGGACCTGCGGTATCGAGGCCCGCGACCAGCTCGCGAAGCTGATCAACAAGCGCTCCGTGCGTTGCGACGATGTCGGGCCGGAGAAGAGTTTTGGCAAGCGACACCGGGCGATCTGCACGGCCGAGGGCGACAAGGCGACCTTGAACGAGCAACTGGTCAAGCTCGGCTTTGCCATCGCCCGCGAGCCGATCAAGGCGAACGTCAAGCCGGCGGCGGGCGAAGCCAAGACGGCCTCGGCCGGAATCTGGAAGGGTTGCTTTGTTGCACCGCAAGACTTTCGCGCCGGCAAGAAGGACGGTACGCTGCTCGGCGCCGCCTGCCGCCCGGACCGCGACAAGGAAATTCGTGCCGTGCTGTTCCCGGAGGACCTGACGATGCCGCCGAGTTGCAGCATCAAGGGCAAGCTCGCGGTGCGCGCCCGCGTCACCGGCAATATCGGCATTTATCATTTGCGGGGCTGCCCGAGCTACCCGGCGACCACCAAGCCGGACCGCTGGTTCTGTTCGGAGGACGACGCCCAGGCGGCCGGCTTCCGCAAGGCCTACAATTGCCGCCGGCCGAAATGA
- a CDS encoding PQQ-dependent sugar dehydrogenase — MKRRILSVAISAGLLVATGAQAEPVLQGKDAYGDWQADKPGTIRLIRPQDLVRPGATRSVASSSRVVPRPPEAALQVPAGFKVELFAEGLRAPRIIRVAPNGDVFVAETRGGTIRVLRAGEGGKVATNEVFASGLRQPFGIAFFPNGDNPQWVYVANTHSVVRFPYQAGDLKARSKAETIVPSLPHDGGHSTRDIVFTPDNKRMLVSVGSLSNVAEGLGTPPGGMEAWSKSQPLGAAWASETERAAVLAFNPDGKERKIYATGIRNCVGLAIQPQTGLPWCSTNERDGLGDDLVPDYVTSVREGAFYGWPWFYIGANEDPRHAGARPDIKDKVTVPDVLVQPHSASLGMAFYQGTQFPSEYQGDAFAAEHGSWNRSKRTGYKVIRIRMKDGKPTGEYEDFVTGFVVSDTEVWGRPVGVAVAKDGSLLVSEDGNGTIWRVTSMR; from the coding sequence TTGAAGAGAAGGATTTTGTCTGTCGCGATATCCGCGGGGCTGCTGGTTGCGACCGGTGCGCAGGCCGAGCCGGTGTTGCAGGGCAAGGACGCTTATGGCGATTGGCAGGCCGACAAGCCGGGCACGATCAGGCTGATCCGGCCGCAGGATCTGGTCAGGCCCGGTGCGACGCGATCGGTTGCGAGCTCGTCGCGCGTGGTGCCGCGTCCGCCGGAGGCCGCGCTCCAGGTGCCGGCGGGATTCAAGGTCGAGCTGTTTGCCGAAGGTCTGCGCGCACCGCGCATCATCAGGGTGGCGCCGAACGGCGATGTCTTCGTCGCGGAGACGCGGGGCGGCACCATCCGCGTGTTGCGTGCCGGCGAAGGCGGCAAGGTCGCGACCAATGAGGTGTTCGCCAGCGGACTGAGGCAGCCATTCGGCATCGCCTTCTTCCCGAACGGCGACAATCCGCAATGGGTCTACGTCGCCAACACCCACAGCGTCGTTCGCTTTCCCTATCAGGCCGGCGATCTCAAGGCGCGCAGCAAGGCCGAGACGATCGTGCCGAGCCTGCCGCATGACGGCGGCCATTCCACCCGCGACATCGTCTTCACGCCCGACAACAAGCGCATGCTCGTCTCCGTCGGCTCGCTCAGCAACGTCGCGGAAGGTTTGGGCACGCCGCCGGGCGGGATGGAGGCGTGGTCGAAATCGCAGCCGCTCGGTGCGGCCTGGGCGAGCGAGACCGAGCGCGCGGCCGTGCTGGCTTTCAACCCGGACGGCAAGGAGCGGAAGATCTACGCCACCGGCATCCGCAATTGCGTCGGCCTTGCGATCCAGCCGCAGACGGGGCTGCCCTGGTGCTCGACCAACGAGCGCGACGGCCTGGGCGATGATCTCGTGCCCGACTACGTGACCAGCGTGAGGGAAGGCGCGTTCTACGGCTGGCCCTGGTTCTATATCGGCGCCAACGAAGATCCGCGCCATGCCGGCGCGCGGCCCGATATCAAGGACAAGGTGACGGTGCCCGATGTGCTGGTGCAGCCGCACTCGGCCTCGCTCGGCATGGCCTTCTACCAGGGCACGCAGTTTCCGTCCGAGTACCAGGGCGATGCCTTCGCCGCCGAGCACGGCTCATGGAATCGCTCGAAGCGCACCGGCTACAAGGTGATCCGCATCCGCATGAAGGACGGCAAGCCGACCGGCGAATACGAGGATTTCGTCACGGGCTTTGTCGTCAGCGACACGGAAGTGTGGGGCAGACCGGTTGGCGTCGCCGTCGCAAAGGATGGATCGCTGCTGGTGTCGGAGGATGGCAACGGCACGATCTGGCGGGTGACTAGCATGCGTTGA
- a CDS encoding urate hydroxylase PuuD: MWGSIISEWVSLLLRWLHVVAAIAWIGSSFYFIALDLSLKSRSDLPDGVQGEAWQVHGGGFYRIMKYLVAPSQMPDELTWFKWEAYTTWLSGFALMVVVYYLEADLFLVDKSILDLTPLQAGLFSFCSLALAWLLYEAACRSGLAQRELRFAIGGYLFLVALTYAFTHVLSGRGAFNQIGAIIGTIMVANVFALIIPNQKKIVASLIAGQAPDPKLGKASKERSVHNNYLTLPVVVLMISNHYPLLYATRFNWIIVAIILALGPVIRHFFNERHAGRKSPWWVWGVAAIGVIAILFLSAAGPREVKTGALSAPPTLAAVEEIVTSRCSMCHATEPVWAGIVTAPKGILLDAPEHIHRNIRLIGRVAAWSDAMPPGNITEMTSEERAILAAYLDQAR, translated from the coding sequence ATGTGGGGATCCATCATATCGGAATGGGTGAGCCTGCTGCTGCGCTGGCTCCACGTGGTGGCGGCGATCGCCTGGATCGGCAGTTCCTTCTACTTCATCGCCCTCGACCTCAGCCTCAAATCCAGGAGTGACCTGCCCGATGGCGTGCAGGGCGAGGCCTGGCAGGTCCATGGCGGCGGCTTCTACCGGATCATGAAATATCTGGTAGCCCCCTCCCAGATGCCTGACGAGCTCACCTGGTTCAAATGGGAAGCCTACACCACCTGGCTGTCCGGCTTCGCGCTGATGGTGGTGGTCTATTATCTCGAGGCCGATTTGTTCCTGGTCGACAAGTCGATCCTCGACCTCACGCCACTCCAGGCCGGGCTGTTCAGCTTTTGCAGCCTCGCGCTGGCGTGGCTGCTCTATGAAGCCGCCTGCCGTTCCGGACTTGCACAGCGCGAATTGCGCTTCGCCATCGGCGGCTATCTGTTCCTGGTCGCGCTGACCTATGCCTTCACCCATGTGCTGAGCGGCCGTGGCGCCTTCAACCAGATCGGCGCGATCATCGGCACCATCATGGTGGCGAATGTCTTTGCGCTGATCATCCCGAACCAGAAGAAGATCGTGGCCAGCCTGATCGCGGGACAGGCGCCGGATCCGAAGCTCGGCAAGGCCAGCAAGGAGCGCTCGGTTCACAACAACTATCTGACGCTTCCCGTGGTCGTGCTGATGATCAGCAACCACTATCCCCTGCTCTACGCCACGCGCTTCAACTGGATCATCGTCGCCATCATCCTGGCGCTGGGTCCCGTGATCCGCCACTTCTTCAACGAGCGCCACGCGGGGCGCAAATCGCCCTGGTGGGTGTGGGGCGTTGCGGCAATCGGCGTGATTGCGATCCTCTTCCTTTCCGCGGCCGGCCCGCGCGAGGTGAAGACGGGCGCGTTATCGGCGCCGCCGACCCTTGCTGCCGTCGAGGAGATCGTGACGTCCCGTTGCAGCATGTGCCACGCCACCGAGCCGGTCTGGGCCGGCATCGTGACCGCGCCGAAGGGCATCCTGCTCGATGCGCCCGAGCACATCCATCGCAACATCCGCCTGATCGGCCGCGTCGCGGCCTGGTCCGATGCGATGCCGCCGGGCAACATCACCGAGATGACCAGCGAGGAGCGCGCGATCCTTGCCGCCTATCTCGATCAGGCCCGCTGA
- the cyoD gene encoding cytochrome o ubiquinol oxidase subunit IV, with product MSDQSHARTDHDLAPGEEEQHSVGTRILGYVVGLALALLLTATSFFIAGTDLVWQPSIPVALIVLAIAQMGVHLVFFLHITTGPDNTNNVLALAFGLLVVFLVVGGTVWIMAHLNANMPPMDQIMRMQ from the coding sequence ATGAGCGATCAGAGCCACGCGCGGACCGACCATGACCTCGCGCCGGGCGAGGAAGAGCAACACAGCGTCGGCACCCGGATCCTCGGCTACGTCGTCGGGCTCGCGCTCGCGCTGCTGCTGACGGCGACGTCGTTCTTCATCGCCGGCACCGATCTGGTCTGGCAGCCCTCCATCCCGGTGGCGTTGATCGTGCTGGCGATCGCGCAGATGGGGGTGCATCTGGTGTTCTTCCTGCACATCACGACCGGCCCCGACAACACCAACAACGTGCTGGCGCTGGCCTTCGGACTGCTGGTGGTCTTCCTGGTCGTGGGCGGCACGGTCTGGATCATGGCGCATCTGAACGCGAACATGCCGCCGATGGACCAGATCATGCGGATGCAGTGA
- a CDS encoding cytochrome (ubi)quinol oxidase subunit III — MAMTAAAGHAHADPHHIGVVIEHPGPASKRIVTAYGFWIFLLSDIVMFSCFFAAYAVLSGQTAGGPKGSEIFEQGNVAIETVCLLLSSFTCGMASIAADVRNRFWFYLGMTVTCVLGLIFLVIEFREFADLVARGYGPSRSAFLTAFFSLVGCHGLHVSAGVLWLLTMMAQVFAKGFRADVLRRMMCFALFWHALDIVWVGVFSVVYLLGSAA; from the coding sequence ATGGCGATGACCGCGGCCGCAGGCCACGCGCACGCCGATCCCCATCACATCGGGGTCGTCATCGAGCATCCCGGACCCGCTTCGAAGCGGATCGTGACCGCCTATGGCTTCTGGATCTTCCTGCTCTCGGACATCGTGATGTTCTCCTGCTTTTTTGCGGCCTATGCGGTGCTGTCTGGTCAGACTGCCGGCGGCCCGAAGGGCTCGGAGATATTCGAGCAGGGGAACGTCGCGATCGAGACGGTCTGCCTGCTGTTGTCGAGCTTCACCTGCGGCATGGCCAGCATTGCTGCCGATGTGCGCAACCGGTTCTGGTTCTACCTCGGCATGACCGTGACCTGCGTGCTCGGGCTGATCTTCCTCGTCATCGAGTTCCGCGAGTTCGCCGACCTCGTCGCGCGGGGCTATGGTCCCTCGCGCAGCGCTTTCCTGACCGCGTTCTTCTCGCTGGTCGGCTGCCACGGCCTGCATGTTTCGGCCGGCGTGCTGTGGCTGCTGACCATGATGGCCCAGGTGTTCGCGAAGGGCTTTCGCGCCGACGTCCTGCGCCGGATGATGTGCTTCGCGCTGTTCTGGCACGCGCTCGACATCGTCTGGGTCGGGGTGTTCTCCGTCGTCTATTTGCTTGGGAGCGCCGCATGA
- a CDS encoding VOC family protein, giving the protein MALKNVIGIDHAVVMVKNLDEAAENYRQLGFTVSPRGTHSAHMGTGNYTIMFDPDYMELLGVLAATEHNAPARAFLDKRGEGIERIAFTAVDSAAGAEEIRARGFTPVGPTDFERPVTLPNGTVSAAKFRTFMWPTAEAPGGVRIFACQHKTRETVWIPELMKHANAAKRIRQTLIATPEPANEAAHLGRLIDREPIAEADGAVTVRSGGDRADFVYLTLEQLGKRYPGVPLAGISERGGAALVLVSGDLAATEKALGSAAVRSGTAICVPPAKANGTLLAFVAG; this is encoded by the coding sequence GTGGCCCTCAAGAACGTCATCGGTATCGACCACGCCGTGGTCATGGTGAAGAACCTCGACGAGGCCGCCGAGAATTATCGGCAGCTCGGCTTCACCGTGTCGCCGCGCGGCACCCACAGCGCGCATATGGGCACCGGCAACTACACCATCATGTTCGACCCCGATTATATGGAGCTGCTCGGCGTGCTCGCCGCGACCGAGCACAACGCGCCGGCGCGCGCCTTCCTCGACAAGCGCGGCGAAGGCATCGAGCGTATCGCCTTCACGGCGGTCGATTCCGCTGCCGGTGCCGAAGAGATCCGCGCACGAGGCTTCACGCCGGTCGGCCCGACCGATTTCGAACGGCCGGTCACGCTGCCGAACGGAACGGTCTCGGCAGCAAAATTCCGCACCTTCATGTGGCCGACCGCGGAAGCGCCCGGCGGCGTGCGCATCTTTGCCTGCCAGCACAAGACGCGCGAGACGGTCTGGATTCCCGAACTGATGAAACACGCCAATGCGGCGAAGCGGATCAGGCAGACGCTGATCGCAACACCCGAGCCCGCGAACGAGGCCGCGCATCTCGGCCGGCTGATCGACCGCGAGCCGATCGCCGAGGCCGATGGCGCGGTCACGGTGCGCTCCGGCGGCGATCGTGCCGACTTCGTCTATCTCACGCTGGAGCAACTCGGAAAGCGCTATCCCGGCGTGCCGCTCGCCGGAATTTCCGAGCGCGGCGGCGCGGCGCTGGTGCTCGTCAGCGGCGATCTGGCGGCGACTGAGAAGGCGCTGGGTTCGGCAGCTGTACGCAGCGGGACCGCGATCTGCGTGCCGCCGGCCAAGGCCAACGGCACCCTGCTCGCCTTCGTTGCCGGTTGA
- a CDS encoding SDR family NAD(P)-dependent oxidoreductase has product MRLKDKVAIVVGAGQSPGEGMGNGRATALTFAREGAKVLCVDQHLESAQETVAMIAAKQGTAAAFKADVTKSADIKAMVKDAQSRWGRIDVLHNNVGVSLSGGDAELLQITEEAFDRVVAINLKSCILAAKEVIPIMRAQGSGAIINISSMAAITTYPYVAYKATKSAMIAFTEQLAYQNAEYGIRANVILPGLMNTPMAVDTRAREWHKTRAEVEAERDSKVPLRKKMGTGWDVANAALFLASDEANFITGVTLPVDGGASVRRG; this is encoded by the coding sequence ATGCGCTTGAAGGACAAGGTCGCCATCGTCGTCGGAGCCGGGCAAAGCCCCGGCGAAGGCATGGGCAACGGCCGCGCCACCGCGCTGACCTTCGCGCGCGAAGGCGCAAAGGTCCTGTGCGTCGATCAACATCTGGAATCGGCGCAGGAAACGGTTGCGATGATCGCGGCGAAGCAGGGCACCGCGGCAGCCTTCAAGGCCGACGTCACGAAGTCGGCCGACATCAAGGCGATGGTCAAGGACGCCCAGTCGCGCTGGGGCCGGATCGACGTGCTGCACAACAATGTCGGCGTCAGTCTGTCCGGCGGCGATGCCGAGCTGCTTCAAATCACCGAGGAGGCGTTCGACCGCGTCGTCGCGATCAACCTGAAGAGCTGCATTCTCGCGGCGAAAGAAGTGATCCCGATCATGCGCGCGCAAGGCAGCGGCGCCATCATCAACATCTCCTCGATGGCGGCGATCACGACCTATCCTTACGTCGCTTACAAGGCGACGAAGTCGGCGATGATCGCCTTCACCGAACAGCTCGCCTACCAGAACGCCGAATACGGCATCCGTGCCAACGTCATCCTGCCCGGCCTGATGAACACGCCGATGGCCGTCGACACCCGCGCCCGCGAATGGCACAAGACCCGCGCCGAGGTCGAAGCCGAACGCGACAGCAAGGTGCCGCTGCGCAAGAAGATGGGCACCGGCTGGGACGTCGCGAACGCCGCGCTGTTCCTGGCATCCGACGAGGCGAACTTCATCACCGGCGTGACCCTGCCGGTGGATGGCGGGGCGAGCGTGAGACGGGGGTAG